GCTTTATTAATGGGCACTTTAGTTTTTGCCCAAGCTGAAAAAGACACTGTAGAATCAAAAGTAAAAGAGAAAGAAATAGAAACAGTCACTTTTGTGGCAAAAAAACCTACCGTTGAGTCTAAGGTTGACCGTACTGTTTTTAATGTTGCTAATAGCTCTATTCTTGCAGGGAACACAACCTGGGATGTACTGCGCATGACTCCTTTGGTAAGTATTGATAATAATGACGCAATAAAGGCGGAAGGAGAAACTGTCACTGTTTATATCAATGACAGGAAAACAGTCTTTACCGGTAAAGAACTGAAAGAATATTTAAAAACAATTCCGGCCGATAATCTGATGAAAATTGAAGTGATCACCAGTCCGTCTTCACGCTATGAAGCGACAGGATCAGTAATTAATATCGTTTTAAAGAAAAGAGATGATGAGGGGCTGAAAGGAAGCGTTACTTTAAATAACAGGCAGAACACTAAAAATTCTCAGTATGCCAATCTCAATCTGAATTATCACAAGAAAAACTTTACCCAGACACTTATCGGAAGTTATGGTGATAATACGAATGTGCAGAGCAATTCAAGTCTATACACCTTGTATAAAGAAAATTCAACCACTCAGATCAACTCAAAAACTATTGGAAGATACAGAAGTCCGTCTGTTTCTTCAACTTCGGAATTTGAATTAAATAACAAAAATACAATAGGAGTTATTCTGGAATATTACCAAAGTAACTCAAGCTCTACTTCTGAAGCAGACGGCTTGAAAAATATCAACGGAATATTTGATAACTCTTATAGTCAAAATCAAAACTCAAATGGACTTAACCGCAATCTGGGAACAAATGTTTTCTATAAATGGTATGATAAAGAAAAGAATAAGATTTTAGATGTAAACCTGGGTACGAATTATTATGGACAGTCGGATGACAGCTATTATATAAAAGATATGCTTTCTCTTAAAAATGACAATTTAGTAAGGGATATAAAAGACATAGGCGTACTTACCGATACAGAAAACAGAAATTATTATATTAAAGTTGATTATACTCAGCCATTTGGAAAATCAGGAGGGAATTTCGAGATTGGTGGTAAAATGGACTTCAATAATAATGTCATTCCGAATAGCCTTTATGGAAATAATCTGGAAGGTCTCAGTAAAAGCGATACTTTCCATTACGAAGATAATATAGGCTCGGTCTATGCAAACTACAGTAAAACGTTCTTTAAAAAATTAGAAACCAGAATCGGACTTCGTTATGAATATATTGATTATCAGATTCGTCAGGATATTGCCGGAACTTCAAGAAAAGATTCTTATGGTAAATTGTTGCCGAATATTTTGCTGAAGTATTCCTTTTCGGATAAATATGACCTGAGTCTGACGTATAATAAAAATATATGGCGACCTTGGTATGCAGAATTCAATCCGTTCCTGATCCCTAATAATGATGGGTTTTACAGCCGCGGAAATATGGATCTGGAACCGAATCCAAGTGACAGAGTGTATATGAAACTTGGAATTTTAAAGAAATACTTCATCTCGGCAAGATATATGTTTACCGATCAGGATTATTGGACGGATTATGTAGAAGGAACACTTACAGATGCTCAAAACAACGCCAAGAAAATTACCATTACCCAACCGTCTAATTTTGCAGGAAAGGTGCATAAATATTATCTATACGCAAATACAAACCAGACTTTCTTTAAAAATAAGTTTACAGTGAATCTTGGTTTGGGTTGGTATTATATTGATAACAGCGATTTTAATCAGAAAAACAAATTGGAAGGAGCAAACAGCTATATCAGTTATTTGAGTGCTTCCACCAATCTTTCATATACCAATCTATTTAATAAAAATATTAACCTGAGCGCATGGGTTGAAGTTTCCAACCAAAATAACGGGAACTCCACCACCAACAAGGCAAACGTTTTTCATAATATTTCTGTGACGAAAATATTCCCGAAAACACAAATGGAAGTCAGCCTGCAGCTGATGAATATCTTTCAGAGACCTAATTATGATGCTACAACGTATACGCAGGGAGGGACGTTCAGAAATGCTTCGAGATGGGATTGGTATGGTGCCTCCATTTCATTCGTAAAACGATTTGGAAACCAAAAGGTAAAAGAAAATACCAAAACCGATGTTGAAAAAAACGGAGGCGGAGGGAAATAGTTTCGTGTTTTCTAAATGAAGCGGAT
Above is a genomic segment from Chryseobacterium geocarposphaerae containing:
- a CDS encoding outer membrane beta-barrel family protein, with product MKNIIAPIALLMGTLVFAQAEKDTVESKVKEKEIETVTFVAKKPTVESKVDRTVFNVANSSILAGNTTWDVLRMTPLVSIDNNDAIKAEGETVTVYINDRKTVFTGKELKEYLKTIPADNLMKIEVITSPSSRYEATGSVINIVLKKRDDEGLKGSVTLNNRQNTKNSQYANLNLNYHKKNFTQTLIGSYGDNTNVQSNSSLYTLYKENSTTQINSKTIGRYRSPSVSSTSEFELNNKNTIGVILEYYQSNSSSTSEADGLKNINGIFDNSYSQNQNSNGLNRNLGTNVFYKWYDKEKNKILDVNLGTNYYGQSDDSYYIKDMLSLKNDNLVRDIKDIGVLTDTENRNYYIKVDYTQPFGKSGGNFEIGGKMDFNNNVIPNSLYGNNLEGLSKSDTFHYEDNIGSVYANYSKTFFKKLETRIGLRYEYIDYQIRQDIAGTSRKDSYGKLLPNILLKYSFSDKYDLSLTYNKNIWRPWYAEFNPFLIPNNDGFYSRGNMDLEPNPSDRVYMKLGILKKYFISARYMFTDQDYWTDYVEGTLTDAQNNAKKITITQPSNFAGKVHKYYLYANTNQTFFKNKFTVNLGLGWYYIDNSDFNQKNKLEGANSYISYLSASTNLSYTNLFNKNINLSAWVEVSNQNNGNSTTNKANVFHNISVTKIFPKTQMEVSLQLMNIFQRPNYDATTYTQGGTFRNASRWDWYGASISFVKRFGNQKVKENTKTDVEKNGGGGK